One Arthrobacter sp. StoSoilB19 DNA window includes the following coding sequences:
- a CDS encoding Lsr2 family protein — MAQKVNIILVDDLDGGSADENVKFGLDGVNYEIDLSAANAAELRSSLERFINAARKASGGRTAQRAKAPAGGRSHDSAQIRQWARDNGYTVNSRGRIQAEIQEAYQKANS; from the coding sequence ATGGCACAGAAAGTAAACATCATCCTCGTTGATGATCTGGATGGGGGATCCGCAGACGAGAATGTTAAGTTCGGCCTCGATGGGGTCAACTACGAGATTGACCTGTCGGCAGCCAATGCCGCTGAACTTCGGTCTTCACTGGAGAGGTTCATCAACGCTGCACGCAAGGCTTCCGGAGGCCGCACCGCCCAGCGGGCGAAGGCTCCGGCCGGTGGCCGCAGCCACGATTCGGCGCAAATCCGGCAATGGGCCCGGGATAACGGCTACACCGTTAACAGCCGCGGCCGAATTCAGGCTGAAATCCAGGAAGCCTACCAAAAGGCAAATTCCTAG
- a CDS encoding ATP-dependent Clp protease ATP-binding subunit, translating into MFERFTDRARRVVVLAQEEARMLNHNYIGTEHILLGLIHEGEGVAAKALESLSISLDGVREQVQEIIGQGQQAPSGHIPFTPRAKKVLELSLREALQLGHNYIGTEHILLGLIREGEGVAAQVLVKLGADLNRVRQQVIQLLSGYQGKETTGAGVGGGQPEGAPAGSVVLDQFGRNLTQAARENKLDPVIGREQEMERVMQVLSRRTKNNPVLIGEPGVGKTAVVEGLAQAIVRGDVPETIRDKQLYTLDLGSLVAGSRYRGDFEERLKKVLKEIRTRGDIILFIDEIHTLVGAGAAEGAIDAASILKPMLARGELQTIGATTLDEYRKHIEKDAALERRFQPIQVKEPSVAHAIEILKGLRDRYEAHHRVTITDGALASAASLAERYISDRFLPDKAIDLIDEAGARLRIRRMTAPPELKAMDERIAKLKMEKESAIDAQDFEGAASLRDKEQKMISERAEKERHWKSGGMDDISEVDEDLIAEVLANSTGIPVFKLTEEESSRLLKMEDELHKRVVGQDEAIKALSQAIRRTRAGLKDPKRPGGSFIFAGPTGVGKTELAKALAEFLFGEEDALITLDMSEYSEKHTVSRLFGAPPGYVGYEEGGQLTEKVRRRPFSVVLFDEVEKAHADLFNSLLQILEDGRLTDSQGRVVDFKNTVIIMTTNLGTRDISKSVATGFQSGTDTQTGYNRMRARVTEELKQHFRPEFLNRVDDVVVFPQLTQDEIIEIVDLFVTRLEKRLKDKDMGIELTKAAKVLLATRGYDPAMGARPLRRTIQREIEDQLSEKILFGEIHPGDIVVVDVEGEGDDAKFTFAGNAKPRIPEIAPSV; encoded by the coding sequence ATGTTTGAGCGATTTACGGACCGTGCCCGTCGCGTAGTTGTGCTTGCCCAAGAAGAGGCACGCATGCTGAACCACAATTACATCGGTACCGAACACATCCTCTTGGGTCTGATCCATGAGGGTGAGGGCGTTGCCGCCAAAGCTCTTGAGTCCTTGAGCATTTCGCTCGACGGCGTGCGCGAGCAGGTGCAGGAGATCATCGGGCAGGGCCAGCAGGCCCCCTCCGGCCACATCCCCTTCACCCCCCGCGCCAAGAAGGTGCTGGAGCTCTCGCTGCGCGAAGCCCTGCAGCTGGGCCACAACTACATCGGCACGGAGCACATCCTGCTCGGCCTGATCCGCGAGGGTGAAGGCGTCGCCGCCCAGGTGCTGGTCAAGCTCGGCGCCGACCTCAACCGGGTCCGCCAGCAGGTCATCCAGCTCCTCTCCGGCTACCAGGGCAAGGAAACCACCGGCGCAGGCGTCGGCGGCGGACAGCCCGAAGGCGCACCCGCCGGTTCCGTGGTCCTGGACCAGTTCGGCCGCAACCTGACCCAGGCTGCGCGCGAGAACAAGCTGGACCCCGTCATCGGCCGCGAGCAGGAAATGGAACGCGTCATGCAGGTCCTTTCCCGCCGCACCAAGAACAACCCGGTCCTCATCGGTGAGCCCGGCGTCGGCAAGACGGCCGTCGTCGAAGGCCTGGCCCAGGCGATTGTCCGCGGCGACGTTCCGGAGACCATCCGGGACAAGCAGCTGTACACCCTGGACCTCGGTTCCCTGGTGGCAGGTTCCCGTTACCGCGGTGACTTTGAAGAGCGCCTCAAGAAGGTCCTCAAGGAGATCCGCACGCGCGGCGACATCATCCTGTTCATCGATGAGATCCACACGCTGGTGGGTGCCGGTGCCGCCGAAGGCGCCATCGACGCAGCCTCGATCCTGAAGCCCATGCTGGCCCGCGGCGAGCTGCAGACCATCGGCGCCACCACTCTGGATGAGTACCGCAAGCACATCGAGAAGGATGCCGCCCTGGAGCGCCGCTTCCAGCCGATCCAGGTCAAGGAACCCTCCGTGGCGCACGCCATTGAGATCCTCAAGGGCCTGCGCGACCGCTACGAGGCGCACCACCGGGTCACCATCACCGACGGCGCCCTGGCCTCCGCTGCAAGCCTGGCCGAGCGCTACATCTCGGACCGCTTCCTGCCGGACAAGGCGATCGACCTGATCGACGAAGCCGGCGCCCGGCTGCGCATCCGCCGCATGACCGCTCCGCCGGAGCTCAAGGCCATGGACGAGCGCATCGCCAAGCTGAAGATGGAGAAGGAATCCGCCATCGACGCGCAGGACTTCGAAGGCGCCGCTTCGCTCCGCGACAAGGAACAGAAGATGATTTCCGAGCGCGCGGAGAAGGAACGCCACTGGAAGTCCGGCGGCATGGACGACATCTCCGAGGTGGATGAGGATCTCATCGCCGAGGTGCTGGCCAACTCCACCGGCATCCCCGTCTTCAAGCTGACCGAGGAAGAGTCCTCGCGGCTGCTCAAGATGGAAGACGAACTGCACAAGCGCGTGGTGGGCCAGGACGAGGCCATCAAGGCACTGTCGCAGGCCATCCGCCGTACCCGTGCAGGGCTCAAGGACCCCAAGCGCCCCGGTGGCTCGTTCATCTTCGCCGGCCCCACCGGCGTCGGCAAGACCGAGCTCGCAAAGGCACTCGCAGAGTTCCTGTTCGGTGAAGAGGACGCCCTCATCACCCTGGACATGTCCGAGTACTCCGAGAAGCACACCGTCTCGCGGCTCTTCGGTGCCCCTCCGGGCTACGTGGGCTACGAAGAGGGTGGCCAGCTGACCGAGAAGGTCCGCCGCCGTCCGTTCTCCGTGGTGCTGTTCGACGAAGTGGAAAAGGCCCACGCGGACCTCTTCAACTCGCTGCTGCAGATCCTGGAAGACGGCCGCCTGACCGACTCCCAGGGCCGCGTGGTGGACTTCAAGAACACCGTGATCATCATGACCACCAACCTGGGTACCCGGGACATCTCCAAGAGCGTTGCCACCGGCTTCCAGTCCGGCACCGACACGCAGACCGGCTACAACCGCATGCGTGCCCGTGTGACGGAGGAGCTCAAGCAGCACTTCCGTCCCGAGTTCCTGAACCGTGTTGACGACGTCGTGGTGTTCCCGCAGCTGACCCAGGACGAGATCATCGAGATCGTGGACCTGTTCGTCACCCGCCTGGAGAAGCGCCTCAAGGACAAGGACATGGGCATCGAGCTCACCAAGGCCGCAAAGGTGCTCCTCGCAACCCGCGGCTACGATCCCGCCATGGGTGCCCGGCCCCTGCGCCGCACCATCCAGCGCGAGATCGAGGACCAGCTCTCCGAGAAGATCCTCTTCGGCGAGATCCACCCCGGCGACATCGTCGTGGTGGATGTCGAAGGCGAAGGCGACGACGCGAAGTTCACCTTCGCCGGCAACGCCAAGCCGCGCATCCCGGAGATCGCCCCGAGCGTCTAG
- a CDS encoding prolyl oligopeptidase family serine peptidase produces MANLEPAIPDEQPLTPFHDLDHYLSIPRVSGLALSPDGSRLVTTVSTLNGKGTEFATALWELDPAGQKHARRITRSAKGEAGAAFSANGDVYFTSARPDPDSPDEEPVNALWVLPADGGEARVALSRPGGISKVLTARGADAAFVTAEVLAGSMDEEDDADRRKTRKDRKVSAILHSEYPVRYWDADLGPGQPRIFAVEAGEDKAPGKPATVDATAPLVLRNLTPDAGPRLREAETVVSPDGKTIYSSYTKPLAKADSRSVLVAVDVASGGLKVLLNQEGMSYFPGPVSPDGRTLVVVSESDSTPQQAPDIKMHLLDVSGGAAGNAAGLQPLAHDWDRWPKPAAWLPDGSALLVTADDDGASPVFRVSIPSAAAEVGVTRVTQDAAAYSDVVISPEGRSAYALRSSYEFPAEAVRIDLATGETTRLPAPAERPSLPGRLERIAAAAADGSRVPAYLALPEGASASEPAPLLLWIHGGPLGSWNAWTWRWNPWLLAARGYAVLLPDPALSTGYGQSYIQRGWGSWGKAPFTDLMAVTDAAVERPDVDESRTAAMGGSFGGYMANWVAGNTDRFKAVVTHASLWALDQFGPTTDASQYWLKEMTEEMALENSPHLHAENIGTPMLVIHGDKDYRVPIGEGLRLWYELLSKSRLAADQDGQTPHRFLYFPDENHWVLQPQHAKVWYQVVEWFLARNVLGKDIELPAELGL; encoded by the coding sequence ATGGCTAACTTGGAACCGGCGATCCCGGATGAGCAACCACTGACCCCTTTCCACGACCTCGACCACTACCTGTCCATCCCGCGGGTAAGCGGCCTGGCCCTGAGCCCGGACGGCTCGCGGCTGGTCACCACCGTCAGCACCCTGAACGGCAAAGGCACCGAATTCGCCACTGCACTGTGGGAGCTGGACCCGGCCGGGCAGAAGCATGCGCGGCGAATTACGCGCAGTGCCAAGGGCGAAGCCGGTGCCGCTTTCTCGGCCAACGGCGACGTCTACTTCACGTCCGCGCGTCCCGACCCGGACAGCCCCGACGAGGAACCGGTGAACGCCCTGTGGGTGCTTCCGGCGGACGGCGGGGAAGCCAGGGTGGCCCTCAGCCGGCCCGGCGGCATCAGCAAAGTGCTGACGGCCAGAGGCGCGGACGCGGCGTTCGTGACGGCCGAGGTCCTTGCAGGGTCCATGGACGAGGAAGACGACGCCGACCGGCGCAAGACGCGCAAGGACCGGAAAGTCTCTGCCATCCTGCACAGCGAATATCCGGTCCGATACTGGGACGCGGACCTGGGGCCGGGCCAGCCGCGGATCTTTGCGGTGGAAGCGGGGGAGGACAAGGCGCCCGGCAAACCGGCAACTGTTGACGCCACCGCCCCGCTGGTCCTGCGTAACCTGACGCCGGACGCCGGGCCCCGGCTGCGGGAAGCGGAGACCGTGGTCAGCCCTGACGGCAAGACCATCTACAGCAGTTACACCAAACCACTGGCCAAGGCGGACAGCAGGTCCGTCCTGGTGGCGGTGGATGTGGCATCCGGCGGGCTCAAGGTGCTGTTGAACCAGGAGGGAATGAGCTACTTCCCGGGTCCGGTCAGCCCTGACGGCCGGACCCTGGTGGTGGTCAGCGAAAGCGACTCCACCCCGCAGCAGGCCCCCGACATCAAGATGCACCTCCTGGACGTCTCCGGCGGGGCCGCCGGGAACGCCGCGGGCCTGCAGCCCCTGGCCCACGACTGGGACCGTTGGCCCAAGCCTGCAGCGTGGCTCCCCGATGGCTCTGCCCTCCTGGTCACAGCGGACGACGACGGCGCGTCGCCGGTTTTCCGGGTCAGCATTCCGTCGGCTGCCGCTGAGGTTGGCGTCACCCGGGTGACGCAGGACGCCGCGGCATATTCCGACGTCGTCATTTCTCCAGAGGGGCGGAGCGCGTATGCCCTGCGCAGCTCCTACGAATTTCCGGCCGAAGCCGTCCGGATCGACCTGGCCACAGGGGAAACAACCCGCCTCCCGGCTCCTGCGGAACGTCCCAGCCTCCCGGGGCGGCTGGAACGCATCGCGGCCGCCGCAGCCGATGGGTCCCGGGTGCCTGCCTACCTGGCCCTGCCGGAGGGCGCCTCCGCAAGTGAGCCGGCGCCGCTGCTCCTGTGGATCCATGGCGGTCCACTGGGATCCTGGAACGCCTGGACGTGGCGCTGGAACCCGTGGCTTCTGGCTGCCCGGGGATATGCGGTGCTGCTGCCGGATCCCGCGTTGTCCACGGGATACGGGCAGTCGTACATCCAGCGGGGCTGGGGCTCATGGGGGAAGGCGCCCTTCACCGACCTGATGGCCGTGACCGATGCGGCCGTGGAACGGCCCGACGTCGATGAGTCCCGGACCGCGGCGATGGGCGGCTCCTTTGGCGGGTACATGGCCAACTGGGTTGCAGGCAACACGGACCGGTTCAAGGCAGTTGTCACCCATGCCAGCCTGTGGGCCCTGGACCAGTTCGGGCCCACCACGGACGCCTCCCAGTACTGGCTGAAGGAAATGACCGAGGAGATGGCACTCGAGAACTCGCCGCACCTGCATGCGGAGAATATCGGCACGCCCATGTTGGTGATCCATGGGGACAAGGACTACAGGGTGCCCATCGGCGAGGGCCTGCGGCTTTGGTACGAACTGCTGTCCAAGTCCCGGCTCGCGGCGGACCAGGACGGGCAGACCCCGCACCGGTTCCTGTACTTCCCGGACGAAAACCACTGGGTCCTCCAGCCGCAGCACGCCAAGGTCTGGTACCAGGTGGTGGAGTGGTTCCTGGCACGGAACGTCCTGGGCAAGGACATCGAACTGCCGGCAGAACTCGGCCTCTAA
- a CDS encoding amino-acid N-acetyltransferase: MTDSFHIRPARTSDVPAIKKLVAPLAEERILMAKETVAYYESLQEFRIAESSDGEMIGCGALHVMWEDLAEIRTLAASGEWRGKGVGHVLVESLLEEARALGVSRVFCLTFEVDFFKRHGFEVMADQSAVDPEVYSELLRSHDEGVAEFLDLARVKPNTLGNTRMIRTL, encoded by the coding sequence GTGACCGACTCCTTCCACATCCGCCCAGCACGCACCAGCGACGTCCCTGCCATCAAGAAGCTGGTGGCGCCCCTGGCAGAGGAGCGCATCCTGATGGCAAAGGAGACGGTGGCGTACTACGAGAGCCTCCAGGAGTTCCGCATTGCCGAGTCCAGCGACGGCGAAATGATCGGCTGTGGCGCCCTGCACGTGATGTGGGAGGACCTTGCGGAAATCCGCACCCTCGCGGCTTCGGGCGAATGGCGCGGCAAAGGGGTGGGGCACGTCCTGGTGGAAAGCCTGCTGGAGGAGGCCCGTGCCCTTGGTGTCTCCCGGGTCTTCTGCCTCACCTTCGAAGTGGACTTCTTCAAGCGCCACGGCTTCGAAGTGATGGCGGACCAGTCGGCGGTGGACCCGGAAGTGTACTCCGAGCTGCTGCGCTCCCATGACGAAGGCGTGGCGGAGTTCCTGGACCTGGCCCGGGTCAAGCCCAACACCCTGGGCAACACCCGGATGATCCGCACCCTCTAA
- the dhaK gene encoding dihydroxyacetone kinase subunit DhaK, with amino-acid sequence MKKLINDPKSVVQEAVQGFGMAYAGLVTVSEDPIYITRKDAPVAGKVGLVSGGGSGHEPLHAGYVGKGMLDAAVPGAVFTSPTPDQILPATLAVDSGAGVVHIVKNYTGDVLNFETAAELAEAEGVSVRTVLVNDDVAVEDSLYTAGRRGVGGTVLVEKIAGAAAERGDDLDAVAAIGERVNANVRTMGVALSACTVPHAGTPSFDLAEDEIEIGIGIHGEPGRHRIPMENADSITNRLLEPVLADLKISSGDRVLLFVNGMGGTPLSELYIVYRRAVQVLAEAGASVERSLVGNYITALEMQGCSISVLRLDDELTELWDAPVHTAALRWGV; translated from the coding sequence GTGAAGAAACTCATCAACGATCCAAAATCCGTTGTCCAGGAAGCTGTCCAGGGCTTCGGCATGGCTTACGCCGGGCTGGTGACGGTCAGCGAAGACCCCATCTACATCACGCGCAAGGACGCGCCGGTGGCCGGCAAGGTGGGGCTGGTTTCCGGCGGCGGAAGCGGCCACGAGCCGCTGCATGCCGGCTACGTGGGGAAGGGAATGCTCGACGCCGCGGTGCCGGGGGCGGTGTTCACCTCACCCACGCCGGACCAGATCCTTCCCGCCACCCTGGCAGTCGACTCAGGTGCCGGCGTCGTGCACATCGTCAAGAACTACACCGGCGACGTCCTGAATTTTGAGACGGCGGCCGAACTGGCCGAGGCGGAGGGCGTGAGCGTCCGCACCGTCCTGGTCAATGACGACGTCGCCGTGGAGGACTCCCTGTACACGGCCGGCCGCCGCGGGGTGGGCGGCACAGTGCTGGTGGAGAAGATCGCAGGAGCCGCCGCCGAGCGCGGGGACGACCTGGACGCCGTCGCTGCCATCGGCGAACGGGTCAACGCCAATGTCAGGACCATGGGCGTGGCCCTGTCCGCCTGCACCGTACCCCACGCGGGCACGCCCAGTTTCGACCTCGCAGAGGACGAGATCGAGATCGGCATTGGCATCCACGGCGAGCCGGGCAGGCACCGCATCCCCATGGAAAACGCGGACAGCATCACCAACCGCCTGCTGGAACCGGTCCTGGCTGATTTGAAGATCAGTTCGGGGGACAGGGTGCTGCTGTTCGTCAACGGCATGGGCGGCACACCGCTGAGCGAGCTGTACATCGTGTACCGGCGGGCCGTGCAGGTGCTCGCCGAAGCAGGTGCCTCGGTGGAACGATCGCTGGTGGGCAACTACATCACGGCCCTGGAGATGCAGGGCTGCTCCATTTCGGTCCTCCGGCTGGACGACGAGCTCACGGAACTGTGGGATGCACCCGTGCACACCGCCGCCCTTCGCTGGGGCGTGTGA
- the dhaL gene encoding dihydroxyacetone kinase subunit DhaL — protein MVLDANWAVKWLTLCAQAMAEHRVELIELDRAIGDSDHGENMDRGFQAVLAKLGESTPETPGAALKMTAMTLMSKVGGAAGPLYGTAFLRAATAFGDAPEIDPAGLASALEAARDGIVARGKAESGDKTMVDAWTPAVDAARAAADGDGTDVLGVLVAAAEAAEAGAVATDPLIARKGRASYLGERSAGHRDPGAVSSALILRAAVGAAA, from the coding sequence GTGGTCCTGGACGCCAATTGGGCCGTGAAATGGCTGACCCTGTGCGCGCAGGCCATGGCTGAACACCGCGTTGAACTGATCGAACTGGACCGTGCCATCGGGGACTCGGACCACGGTGAGAACATGGACCGCGGCTTCCAGGCCGTCCTGGCCAAGCTGGGCGAATCCACGCCGGAGACGCCCGGGGCGGCGTTGAAGATGACGGCCATGACCCTGATGTCCAAGGTGGGCGGAGCCGCCGGTCCCCTCTACGGCACCGCGTTCCTTCGCGCCGCCACCGCCTTCGGCGACGCGCCCGAGATTGATCCGGCAGGGCTGGCCTCTGCCCTGGAGGCTGCCCGGGACGGGATCGTGGCGCGCGGGAAGGCGGAGAGCGGCGACAAGACCATGGTGGATGCGTGGACGCCGGCAGTTGATGCGGCCCGGGCCGCGGCTGACGGCGACGGCACGGACGTCCTTGGCGTCCTGGTGGCAGCCGCGGAAGCCGCCGAGGCCGGGGCAGTGGCCACCGATCCCCTCATCGCAAGGAAAGGCCGGGCCAGCTACCTTGGCGAACGCAGCGCCGGCCACCGGGACCCCGGCGCTGTGTCCAGTGCGCTGATCCTGCGTGCGGCCGTTGGGGCGGCTGCGTGA
- a CDS encoding HPr family phosphocarrier protein, whose product MTVSIVVVSHSEKIADGAVELAAQMAPDVVILPAGGTDDGRIGTSLEKVLAALEQAGDKQRNAQEAGAEQPGVQPGGNGTVILTDLGSAVMTAEAALEFLEDAAGVLLADAPLVEGLVAAAVAAQGGADVQAVRAAAEAAGGPARRPEPARAGGAGQGPVSSAAPDSTGDFELVNQAGMHARPAAKVAGGLASLDAEVTINGVDGASMTGLMTLGAGKGTVLHVEAWGTDAERAVEYVGGLVQAGFGEP is encoded by the coding sequence GTGACCGTAAGCATCGTGGTGGTGTCCCACAGCGAAAAGATCGCCGACGGCGCCGTGGAGCTTGCCGCCCAGATGGCTCCCGACGTGGTGATCCTGCCCGCCGGCGGCACCGACGACGGCAGGATCGGCACCAGCCTGGAGAAGGTGCTGGCAGCCCTTGAACAGGCCGGCGATAAACAGCGCAATGCACAAGAGGCCGGCGCGGAACAGCCCGGAGTGCAGCCCGGCGGGAACGGCACGGTGATCCTGACGGACCTTGGATCAGCGGTGATGACGGCCGAAGCGGCGCTGGAGTTCCTGGAGGATGCCGCCGGCGTCCTGCTCGCCGACGCGCCGCTGGTGGAAGGGCTGGTGGCCGCTGCGGTTGCCGCCCAGGGCGGAGCAGATGTGCAGGCGGTCCGGGCGGCGGCTGAAGCGGCAGGCGGTCCGGCCCGCCGGCCCGAACCCGCACGGGCCGGGGGAGCGGGGCAGGGACCTGTCAGCAGCGCCGCACCGGATTCCACCGGCGACTTTGAACTTGTGAACCAGGCCGGGATGCACGCCCGGCCGGCCGCGAAAGTGGCAGGGGGCCTGGCCTCGCTGGATGCCGAGGTCACCATCAACGGGGTGGATGGCGCGTCCATGACGGGGTTGATGACCCTCGGCGCCGGCAAGGGCACCGTGCTGCACGTGGAAGCGTGGGGGACGGATGCGGAACGGGCAGTGGAGTACGTCGGCGGCCTGGTGCAGGCCGGCTTCGGCGAGCCCTAA